The proteins below are encoded in one region of Cucurbita pepo subsp. pepo cultivar mu-cu-16 chromosome LG10, ASM280686v2, whole genome shotgun sequence:
- the LOC111804009 gene encoding basic leucine zipper 63-like codes for MLTTFPTGSPYESMLENPFPAVDGTSISWECEDHDREYLPVVFQFPEPDGLSDVLQSPKPVISSSSSENRVEPEAMDPDAREPDRKVEMIDERKRRRMESNRESARRSRARKQKHLENLRNLVNKLIVENRELSKQLRFTVSQLNRVRTENDHLQTEHTILRQKLLYSRQVLIFRQFHRQLALASPYSSFEQPPNISQSQYILNNNNNNNNLVNC; via the coding sequence ATGCTGACTACTTTTCCGACTGGTTCGCCGTACGAGTCCATGCTCGAAAACCCATTTCCGGCTGTCGACGGCACCTCGATTTCGTGGGAATGCGAAGACCACGACCGCGAGTACTTGCCGGTTGTGTTCCAGTTCCCGGAACCAGACGGATTATCGGACGTGCTTCAGTCCCCAAAACCGGTGATTTCGAGTTCCAGTTCCGAAAACCGGGTGGAACCGGAAGCCATGGATCCTGACGCGCGTGAACCGGACCGGAAGGTTGAGATGATAGACGAAAGAAAACGGCGGCGGATGGAGTCGAACCGGGAGTCAGCGAGGCGGTCCCGGGCTCGTAAACAGAAGCACTTAGAAAACTTAAGGAACTTGGTGAACAAGCTGATAGTTGAAAACCGGGAGCTATCGAAGCAGTTGCGGTTCACGGTTAGTCAGTTGAACCGTGTACGGACGGAAAACGACCATCTCCAGACCGAACACACAATCCTGCGGCAGAAACTTTTGTATAGCCGACAAGTATTAATCTTCCGGCAATTCCATCGACAATTGGCTTTGGCTTCCCCCTACAGCTCCTTTGAACAACCGCCAAATATCTCCCAATCGCAATACATCcttaataacaacaacaacaacaacaacctcGTTAATTGCTAA
- the LOC111803067 gene encoding growth-regulating factor 1-like, with translation MDFGVVGLDGFVDSGDAPSPHSKLKSHGSCFSKQDRSGFVDDDWRNSKIPKTEPISGSKTMPLHQGFPLLRSNTFISSSDGRQKEHMLSFSSLKSETSLLPKHSDLIARNPQNSIFPHNQHKSSVYSRNTGCVSGSYNGSMHGGIAGIRGPFTQSQWVELEHQALIYKYLSSNVPLPSNLLIPLKKSLYPYGFTCSSAGSMPPNSRWGSFHLGFSGNTDPEPGRCRRTDGKKWRCSRDAVADQKYCERHINRGRHRSRKPVESQTGHSAPGTTNPTPMVTSISTSLSSTVVPSGGASNNLPVIPHQLKSLHPVAASDPGADAPGNRLLNRETVCSRIQETGGLSMMSSNVNLMASNEKCGAKQEISVGDEFGLVSTDSLLNPSQQRGSYANPKNYDSFLIYSDQETQDHDQHPLRQFFEDWPKDQSSRSVMTWPEEFKSDWTQLSMSIPMSDFSSSSSSPTHEKLAQSPPLRLSRELEPIQMNLGARKNDDELVEKQSNQIAAAMCWGSSMGGPLGEALTNRSNCVKGSKVPPSLNLLGEGWDGSQLGSSPTGVLQKATFCSLSNSS, from the exons TGGACTTTGGGGTAGTGGGGTTGGATGGTTTTGTGGATTCTGGCGATGCCCCTTCTCCTCACTCTAAGCTAAAATCTCATGGATCTTGTTTCTCTAAGCAGGATAGATCTGGGTTTGTTGATGATGACTGGAGGAACTCCAAGATTCCCAAAACTGAACCCATCTCTGGTTCTAAGACAATGCCGCTTCATCAGGGCTTCCCTTTGCTGAGATCTAATACTTTTATTTCTAGTAGTGATGGGCGTCAAAAGGAGCACATGCTTAGCTTCTCTTCACTCAAATCTGAAACTTCCCTGCTACCTAAACACTCTGACCTGATTGCAAGGAATCCCCAAAACTCCATTTTCCCTCACAATCAACACAAGTCTTCAGTCTACTCTAGAAATACAG GATGTGTTTCCGGAAGCTATAATGGTAGCATGCATGGAGGTATAGCTGGGATTAGAGGACCATTTACACAATCTCAATGGGTTGAGCTTGAACATCAG GCATTGATCTACAAATACCTCTCTTCAAATGTGCCTCTACCTTCTAATTTGCTCATTCCTCTCAAGAAATCGCTCTATCCCTATGGCTTCACTTGCTCTTCTGCTGGATCCATGCCTCCCAACTCAA GGTGGGGTTCTTTCCATTTGGGTTTCTCCGGCAACACTGATCCTGAACCAGGAAGATGTCGTCGAACTGATGGAAAGAAATGGCGGTGCTCTAGAGATGCTGTTGCCGATCAGAAGTATTGTGAAAGACACATAAATAGGGGCCGCCATCGTTCAAGAAAGCCTGTGGAAAGCCAGACTGGCCATTCCGCCCCTGGGACCACTAATCCAACACCCATGGTGACATCGATATCTACTTCGTTGTCGTCGACGGTGGTGCCCAGCGGCGGTGCATCCAACAACCTCCCGGTCATTCCTCACCAGCTCAAGAGTTTGCATCCTGTTGCTGCTTCCGATCCTGGTGCCGATGCCCCTGGCAATAG GTTGCTAAACAGAGAGACTGTGTGTAGCAGAATCCAAGAGACTGGGGGCCTCTCAATGATGTCTTCGAATGTCAATCTCATGGCATCCAATGAAAAATGTGGTGCAAAACAAGAGATTTCTGTAGGAGATGAATTTGGACTTGTTTCCACTGATTCTCTCCTAAATCCTTCACAACAGAGGGGCTCTTATGCCAATCCCAAAAACTATGACTCCTTCCTGATCTACAGTGACCAGGAAACCCAAGACCATGACCAACATCCACTACGACAGTTCTTTGAAGACTGGCCCAAGGACCAGTCGAGTCGTTCGGTCATGACCTGGCCTGAAGAATTCAAATCGGATTGGACACAGCTCTCCATGTCGATACCCATGTCTGATTTCTCCTCGTCATCATCCTCACCAACGCATGAGAAGCTAGCTCAATCTCCTCCTCTCAGGCTATCTAGGGAGCTTGAGCCAATCCAGATGAATTTGGGTGCACGCAAGAATGATGATGAGTTAGTTGAAAAGCAAAGCAACCAGATAGCAGCAGCAATGTGTTGGGGAAGTTCAATGGGGGGTCCTTTGGGAGAGGCATTAACAAACCGCAGCAACTGTGTGAAGGGCAGCAAGGTGCCACCATCACTGAATCTCTTGGGTGAAGGATGGGATGGCAGTCAGCTGGGATCCTCACCTACTGGTGTGTTGCAAAAGGCAACATTTTGCTCCCTTTCAAACAGCAGTTAG